A genomic window from Paenibacillus antri includes:
- a CDS encoding oligogalacturonate lyase family protein, translated as MGKGRIWPAEWKTYTDRLTGVEVLQLTDYKTHSHHLYFTEDGWYDGDRKLLFVSDRNNSTNLFSLNLDDGAIKQLTDVPDNDYLDACLRPQGDVAFVKTRKTISRLSLDTLEERPLYAAPEGFNIGNLSCTADGKFVMTCIQEDLSHRIRLDLGNGYVGHRELMEAAPLSRIIRVDASSGEAEVIYEANRFITHINASTTLPWLITFCHEGPWHLVDHRIWGLDLRNGGAWKIRERLEPSEKVGHEFFFPDGETIGYHGFRADGTNFFGRIRYDNTAMKETDFGFDTWHSHADGYGQAVVDGKGNVKTLCVWRETDGPRVLCELRCSFHSQKVHAHPRFTRDGKKLLFTSDKNGYANLYLVKLPEAFDTLPMLELP; from the coding sequence ATGGGGAAGGGACGTATATGGCCGGCGGAGTGGAAGACGTATACGGATCGGTTGACGGGCGTCGAGGTGCTCCAGCTGACCGATTATAAGACGCACAGCCATCATTTATATTTTACGGAAGACGGTTGGTATGACGGCGACCGGAAGCTGTTGTTCGTCTCGGATCGGAACAACAGTACGAATTTGTTCAGTCTGAATCTGGACGACGGGGCGATCAAGCAGCTTACCGACGTTCCGGACAACGATTACTTGGACGCATGTTTGCGTCCCCAAGGGGATGTCGCCTTCGTCAAAACTCGGAAGACGATTTCCCGGCTGTCGCTGGATACGCTGGAGGAGAGGCCGCTGTACGCCGCCCCCGAAGGGTTTAATATAGGAAACTTAAGCTGCACGGCGGACGGAAAGTTCGTGATGACGTGCATTCAAGAGGACTTGTCCCATCGGATCCGGCTCGACCTCGGCAACGGGTATGTCGGGCATCGCGAACTGATGGAGGCGGCGCCGCTCAGCCGCATCATCCGCGTAGACGCCTCGAGCGGCGAGGCGGAGGTCATCTACGAAGCGAACCGCTTCATAACGCATATTAATGCGTCGACGACGCTTCCTTGGCTCATCACCTTCTGCCACGAAGGGCCGTGGCATCTGGTCGATCATCGCATATGGGGTCTCGATTTGCGGAACGGCGGGGCGTGGAAAATTCGGGAGCGGCTCGAGCCCTCGGAGAAAGTCGGGCACGAATTTTTCTTCCCGGACGGCGAGACGATCGGGTATCACGGCTTCCGCGCGGACGGCACGAACTTCTTCGGACGGATCCGATACGACAATACGGCCATGAAGGAGACGGATTTCGGCTTCGACACGTGGCATTCGCATGCGGACGGCTACGGCCAGGCCGTCGTCGACGGCAAGGGGAACGTAAAGACGTTATGCGTCTGGAGAGAGACGGACGGCCCTCGCGTGCTGTGCGAGCTGCGCTGCAGCTTCCATTCCCAGAAGGTGCATGCGCATCCGCGCTTTACGCGGGACGGGAAGAAGCTGCTGTTTACGAGCGATAAGAACGGGTATGCGAATCTGTACCTCGTAAAGCTTCCGGAAGCGTTCGACACGCTGCCGATGCTTGAGCTGCCATAG
- a CDS encoding glycoside hydrolase family 88/105 protein — protein sequence MTETAVKPARWSVKIADSILAACVDGVHPKMGNKWGYVSGMALMALDRLTDHTGEAAYREAMRRHMDLFVQEDGSIRTYILEDYNLDHINQGKNLFSLLRRTGDEKYAKAAERLAVQLIGQPRTSEGGFWHKKIYPFQMWLDGVYMSSPFLAEYAKTFGEPRFFDDVANQIALIERKTRNPDTGLLHHAWDESREQRWCDRDTGRSLHVWGRAMGWYAMAVVDALEHFPLDHPQRGQIMGIFHRMAHAIRHAQDYESGLWYQVMDRNGREGNYLEASASCMLTYALAKGIRLNYVAELDSSVVHRAFEGILQRFVTEDEQGVRLHRICHGAGLGGNGKYRDGSYEYYLSEQIVSDALMGVAPFLLASMEMEKLKEEESRRE from the coding sequence ATGACGGAAACGGCGGTCAAACCAGCGCGATGGTCGGTGAAAATCGCGGATTCGATACTCGCGGCTTGCGTCGACGGCGTTCATCCGAAGATGGGCAACAAGTGGGGGTACGTCTCCGGGATGGCGCTGATGGCGCTCGATCGGTTGACGGATCATACGGGCGAAGCGGCCTACCGCGAAGCGATGCGCCGGCACATGGACCTGTTCGTGCAGGAGGATGGCTCCATACGTACGTACATCCTGGAAGACTACAATCTAGACCATATCAATCAAGGGAAAAACTTGTTTTCCTTACTGAGGCGGACCGGAGACGAAAAGTACGCGAAGGCCGCTGAGCGGCTTGCCGTGCAGCTGATCGGTCAGCCGAGGACGAGCGAAGGCGGCTTCTGGCACAAGAAGATTTACCCGTTCCAGATGTGGCTCGACGGCGTCTATATGTCGTCTCCGTTCCTGGCGGAGTACGCGAAGACGTTCGGGGAGCCGCGGTTTTTCGACGACGTCGCGAACCAAATTGCGCTGATCGAACGCAAGACGCGCAATCCCGACACCGGTTTGCTGCACCACGCATGGGATGAAAGCCGGGAGCAGCGGTGGTGCGATCGGGATACCGGACGCTCGCTTCACGTCTGGGGCCGGGCGATGGGCTGGTACGCGATGGCGGTCGTCGACGCGCTCGAGCACTTCCCGCTCGATCATCCGCAGCGCGGGCAGATCATGGGCATCTTCCATCGGATGGCTCACGCGATCCGGCACGCGCAGGATTACGAGAGCGGGCTGTGGTATCAGGTGATGGATCGGAACGGCCGGGAAGGCAACTACCTGGAGGCGTCCGCCTCGTGTATGCTTACGTACGCGCTGGCCAAGGGCATTCGCTTGAACTATGTCGCGGAGCTCGATTCGAGCGTAGTGCACCGCGCCTTCGAGGGCATCCTGCAGCGGTTCGTCACCGAGGACGAACAGGGCGTCCGCCTGCATCGGATTTGCCACGGCGCCGGCCTCGGCGGCAACGGCAAGTATCGCGACGGTTCTTACGAATATTACTTGAGCGAGCAGATCGTCAGCGACGCGCTGATGGGCGTCGCTCCGTTCCTTCTGGCGAGCATGGAGATGGAGAAGCTGAAAGAAGAAGAGAGCCGGCGGGAGTAG
- a CDS encoding AraC family transcriptional regulator — protein sequence MVQSLKKWLAYTLTNTQTRLVLFLTVSVCIIIMGVSATSYYTSKSVLQSELSEPQHQMLQISMNFIDDYIEKADQIAVSVALHSNVYTFLTADNQNSYTNISGIYEFFSTLIGNTSYIDSIYVYDTERGSFVSMPQGYSSSKVTFPDSEWVGIAGEFGDKKMLVRKRSVPPGASGGIRNAGSELTLFRKVLIQGEFKGIVAINLKEEELFARLHPPHRSELERARFIVDLDGDILYSVSGGGFDATLVQDAVSQPGEESLWDFRHNGVSYLVNRLVSPLTGWQYVSFVSQDSLLARSKHVRDVVMSVSAAALLLGVLTVVYIQSVAFRPVRRIQRLFRQSNRDIPNADLLHLERLTTELLSDHAQLSQLIRQTMPEASSKYLFDIYMGNVSSIREMREKWSSYFQDWTDEPLTFVVVSIDRYEAWARRYPSADHSLLKFAIANVTAELFSPEWRTVCADFGKDKLALLLQRKRASERREEACREACRHAAEVVHRMLGFSVSMGVSAAHADAGKLKQAMLEADNALGYRLFRGYESVILFADVSDHEPSAATMKDQWLDDLAGAIEAGDEARSVAIVERMAEELRTAAYYPSDALKLLKSSGERLRRIGLREDAEDWAEEGPFEELHTLSLDDIASLFASKAAELSERYRSLMESKDFVLCLGMVEFMKRHLGEPIGIQEIADAAGVSVSLASQLFKQEMDETIYGYFTKLRMDRAGELLVETEDKISDIALKVGYQHENSFIRVFRKYKNITPGKYREMMKFRSEAANVELRGRDELESKGNRVAP from the coding sequence ATGGTCCAGTCTTTGAAAAAATGGCTCGCCTATACGTTGACGAATACGCAAACTCGGCTGGTGCTGTTTCTGACCGTCTCCGTCTGCATCATCATCATGGGGGTCAGCGCGACGTCCTATTATACCTCCAAATCCGTGCTGCAGAGCGAGCTTAGCGAACCGCAGCACCAGATGCTGCAGATCAGCATGAACTTTATCGACGATTATATCGAAAAGGCCGATCAAATCGCGGTTTCCGTGGCGCTGCATTCCAACGTCTATACGTTCTTGACGGCGGACAATCAAAACTCTTATACCAACATTTCCGGAATTTACGAGTTTTTCTCGACGCTCATCGGCAACACCTCGTATATCGACAGCATCTATGTCTACGACACGGAGCGGGGCAGCTTCGTATCGATGCCGCAGGGCTACAGCTCCAGCAAGGTGACCTTCCCCGATTCCGAGTGGGTCGGTATCGCGGGCGAATTCGGAGACAAGAAGATGCTGGTTCGAAAGCGTTCCGTCCCCCCGGGAGCGAGCGGAGGGATTCGCAACGCCGGCTCGGAGCTTACGCTGTTCCGCAAGGTATTGATTCAAGGGGAGTTCAAGGGCATCGTAGCGATCAATCTGAAGGAAGAGGAGCTGTTCGCGAGGCTCCATCCGCCGCACCGGTCCGAGTTGGAGCGGGCGAGATTCATCGTCGATCTCGACGGCGACATCCTCTATTCCGTTTCGGGCGGCGGCTTCGATGCGACGCTGGTTCAGGACGCCGTATCGCAACCCGGCGAAGAAAGCTTGTGGGATTTCCGGCATAACGGCGTGTCCTATTTGGTGAATCGGCTCGTGTCGCCGCTGACCGGCTGGCAGTACGTGTCCTTCGTCTCTCAAGACAGCCTGCTCGCGCGGTCGAAGCATGTCCGCGACGTCGTCATGTCGGTATCGGCCGCTGCGCTCCTGCTCGGCGTGCTCACGGTCGTCTACATTCAATCCGTCGCCTTCCGACCGGTTCGGCGGATCCAGCGGCTGTTCCGGCAAAGCAACCGGGACATTCCGAACGCGGACTTGCTCCATCTGGAGCGGCTGACGACCGAGCTGCTCAGCGACCACGCGCAGCTGTCCCAGCTCATCCGTCAGACGATGCCGGAGGCGTCCTCGAAGTATCTATTCGATATCTATATGGGCAACGTCAGCAGCATTCGGGAAATGCGGGAGAAATGGAGCAGTTATTTCCAGGATTGGACGGACGAGCCGCTTACGTTCGTCGTCGTCTCGATCGACCGCTACGAGGCATGGGCTCGGCGTTACCCGAGCGCAGATCATTCGCTTCTCAAGTTTGCGATCGCGAACGTCACCGCGGAGCTGTTCTCGCCGGAATGGCGCACCGTATGCGCGGATTTCGGCAAAGACAAGCTTGCGCTGCTGCTGCAGCGAAAGCGCGCTTCGGAGCGCCGCGAGGAGGCGTGTCGGGAGGCGTGCCGGCATGCGGCGGAGGTCGTTCACCGCATGCTGGGCTTCAGCGTGTCGATGGGCGTCAGCGCGGCGCACGCCGACGCGGGCAAGCTGAAGCAGGCGATGCTGGAGGCGGATAACGCGCTCGGCTATCGGCTGTTCCGCGGTTACGAGAGCGTCATCCTCTTCGCCGATGTATCGGATCACGAGCCGTCCGCGGCGACGATGAAGGATCAGTGGTTGGACGATCTAGCCGGGGCGATCGAGGCCGGCGACGAAGCCCGCTCGGTCGCGATCGTCGAGCGCATGGCGGAAGAGCTGCGCACGGCGGCGTACTACCCCTCCGACGCGCTGAAGCTGTTGAAATCGTCAGGCGAGCGGCTTCGCCGAATCGGATTGCGCGAAGATGCGGAGGACTGGGCGGAGGAGGGGCCGTTCGAGGAGCTCCATACGCTGAGCCTGGACGATATCGCGTCGCTCTTCGCAAGCAAGGCGGCGGAACTGTCGGAGCGGTACCGCAGCTTGATGGAAAGCAAGGATTTCGTCCTCTGCTTAGGCATGGTCGAATTTATGAAGCGGCATCTCGGAGAGCCGATCGGGATTCAGGAAATCGCCGACGCGGCCGGCGTCAGCGTCAGTCTCGCCAGCCAGCTGTTCAAGCAGGAGATGGACGAGACGATCTACGGCTACTTCACGAAGCTGCGCATGGACCGCGCCGGCGAGCTGCTGGTCGAGACGGAGGATAAAATATCCGACATCGCCCTGAAGGTCGGGTATCAGCATGAGAACAGCTTTATTCGGGTGTTCCGCAAATATAAAAACATTACGCCGGGCAAGTACCGCGAGATGATGAAGTTCAGAAGCGAAGCGGCGAATGTCGAGTTGCGAGGGAGAGATGAACTTGAATCGAAAGGAAATCGTGTCGCGCCATAA
- a CDS encoding glycoside hydrolase family 65, whose product MNLNRKEIVSRHNPVLTKPEPLAPLSIGNGRFGFSVDATGLQTFYDDYETPLGTQSNWGWHYTGGRGVYSEKDIAYQTYETYGRKVGYPMKPEDKAEAYHWLRQNPHRLQLGRIAFRLLREDGSEARLSELERLRQELDLWTGIVRSEFVFDGRPVDVVTSCHGEQDAVGVRVSSPLIAENRLQLFVRFPAPDMTNTAWAKSVFPDWGNDDRHRTEADAETATSVVLRRTMDDDGYRVRLEWTAGALERTGAHEFTLRGATGADRLECTIGFAPGDPARTSAAEAESSSAERWSTFWESGGAVDLSGSADERARELERRVVLSQYLTAIHSAGTMPPQETGLMYNSWFGKMHLEMHWWHAAHFPLWGRASLLKNSMDWYNSILPLAKELAASQGYEGARWPKMVGFDGAQSPSPVAPGLIWQQPHPMTLAELIYRVEPDRKTLERYADLVFQSADFMVSYAHWNEERKSFDLGPPLIPAQECHSLHESMNPPYEVEYWKYGLEIALRWAERLQVRANPAWAKVAGAMAPLPQRNGVYLAHERCPDTFTLKNRDHPSMVGALGLLPGTLVDKDVMRNTLRKVQTDWQWESAWGWDFPMCAMTAARLGDAETAVDFLLMEATKNTYLSNGHNYQRPGLTAYLPGNGGLLTAVAMMACGWDGAETGGDCPGFPRNGRWSVRWEGLHPIL is encoded by the coding sequence ATGAACTTGAATCGAAAGGAAATCGTGTCGCGCCATAATCCGGTGCTGACGAAGCCGGAGCCGCTCGCCCCGCTGTCGATCGGGAACGGGCGATTCGGCTTCAGCGTCGACGCGACGGGACTTCAAACGTTCTATGACGATTACGAGACGCCGCTCGGCACGCAGTCGAACTGGGGATGGCATTACACCGGGGGGCGAGGCGTCTATTCGGAGAAGGATATCGCGTATCAGACGTACGAGACTTACGGCCGCAAGGTCGGCTACCCGATGAAGCCCGAGGACAAAGCCGAAGCGTACCATTGGCTGCGGCAAAATCCGCATCGTCTGCAATTGGGGCGGATCGCGTTCCGCTTGCTTCGCGAGGACGGTTCGGAAGCGCGTCTCTCCGAGCTGGAGCGGCTTCGGCAGGAACTGGATTTATGGACCGGGATCGTCCGAAGCGAGTTCGTCTTCGATGGCCGGCCGGTCGACGTCGTCACCAGCTGCCACGGGGAACAGGACGCCGTCGGCGTTCGCGTCTCGTCCCCCTTGATCGCCGAAAACCGGCTGCAGCTGTTCGTCCGCTTCCCCGCCCCCGATATGACGAATACCGCATGGGCGAAGTCGGTGTTCCCGGATTGGGGGAACGACGACAGGCATCGGACGGAGGCGGACGCCGAGACGGCGACGTCCGTCGTGCTGCGCCGGACGATGGACGACGACGGCTACCGCGTCCGCTTGGAGTGGACGGCGGGTGCGCTCGAACGCACCGGCGCGCACGAATTTACGCTGCGGGGGGCGACGGGCGCGGACCGGCTGGAGTGCACGATCGGCTTCGCTCCGGGCGACCCGGCGCGGACATCGGCGGCGGAGGCGGAGTCGTCGAGCGCCGAGCGTTGGTCGACGTTCTGGGAAAGCGGCGGCGCGGTCGATTTGTCCGGCTCCGCCGACGAGCGGGCACGCGAGCTGGAGCGGAGAGTCGTGCTGTCGCAATATTTGACGGCGATTCACAGCGCCGGTACGATGCCGCCGCAGGAGACGGGGCTGATGTACAACAGCTGGTTCGGGAAGATGCACCTGGAGATGCATTGGTGGCACGCGGCTCATTTTCCGCTTTGGGGCCGGGCGTCCCTGCTTAAGAACAGTATGGACTGGTACAACTCGATCCTGCCGCTGGCGAAAGAGCTGGCGGCCTCCCAAGGCTACGAAGGCGCACGCTGGCCGAAGATGGTCGGCTTCGACGGCGCGCAGAGCCCTTCCCCCGTGGCGCCGGGACTCATCTGGCAGCAGCCGCATCCGATGACGCTGGCGGAGCTGATCTACCGCGTCGAGCCGGACCGCAAGACGTTGGAGCGATATGCGGACCTCGTATTTCAATCCGCGGATTTTATGGTGTCCTACGCGCATTGGAACGAAGAGCGGAAGTCGTTCGATCTGGGGCCGCCGCTCATTCCTGCGCAGGAATGCCACTCCTTGCACGAAAGCATGAATCCGCCGTACGAAGTGGAGTATTGGAAGTACGGGCTGGAGATCGCGTTGCGTTGGGCGGAGCGTCTGCAGGTACGGGCGAATCCGGCTTGGGCGAAGGTGGCGGGCGCGATGGCTCCTCTTCCGCAGCGGAACGGCGTCTATCTTGCGCACGAGCGGTGTCCGGACACCTTCACGCTGAAAAACCGCGACCATCCGTCCATGGTCGGCGCGCTCGGTCTGTTGCCGGGTACGCTCGTCGACAAGGACGTCATGCGGAACACGCTGCGGAAGGTGCAGACCGATTGGCAATGGGAATCCGCCTGGGGCTGGGACTTCCCGATGTGCGCCATGACGGCCGCGCGGCTCGGCGACGCGGAGACCGCGGTCGACTTCCTGTTGATGGAAGCCACGAAGAACACGTACCTGTCCAATGGGCATAACTATCAGCGGCCTGGGCTTACCGCCTATTTGCCGGGGAACGGGGGACTGCTGACCGCCGTCGCCATGATGGCCTGCGGCTGGGACGGCGCGGAAACCGGAGGAGATTGCCCAGGCTTCCCGCGGAACGGACGCTGGTCCGTGCGGTGGGAAGGGCTGCATCCGATTCTTTAA